TTACTCCCTCTCTTCCTTTGTCAAAGTATATTGGATGATAATACGTTTTTGAAGTGACACAATGTAGTGACCAAGACTGCTTACTGCACATTGAAGGCTTGGTATTGCATGAGGAAATGgctaatgacaaaaatattttcatctgTTACTATACTGGATAACTAAAACAACTATGTCATGTTCTTAAATGGTAATTCCATTGCCAAGCATGTATGGTTATATATGTGTCTTTTGTACCTCTTCATAATTTGAGCATTTCACTATGTAAATGCTTCTAGCTCCTCGTTATGTCAACTTCTTACTTGATTAATCACATAACAATTAAGCTAAGTGGATATAATAGAAGACATTTTTAGTTTGTCTCACTGTATTTATCTATTTTTGCAGCATCTGTCCCTAATCTTGACATGGTTGAAAGTGTAAATGATCAAAAGGTACTTATTACTCTTAATGCTTTTTTACTAGTTCTAAACTTGGAAGTTGATGTTgattttatggttttttttcttcatcctttcttctatattaaataatatttttttaacatgacGCCATAAATTGTCAATTTTTCATTGTGGATTAGCTCTGGGAAGTGTTTATCATcacatgcatcatgcatgtagGTTTAGGTGGTATTGCTAAGAACTTCACTTTGCTTCTGCTTATGCTGCTTGTGGATGCTGGTGTATACAGAGaaccttttcccttcttctttaatgtttatgtctaaaaatgatgtaGTTAATTTGACTGATGGCACCATCATTATTTATTCTATTTGTCTTGAAGACTAGAATGTTATATAGGCAATTTGCGAATAGTCTTCATCTCTTTTACGTAAGTCAACTTTGACTAGTTACACAttaatttttccctttttttatggCCTCTAGATTGCAAATCATCCAGACTGCGCAGTTGCAAACTTGGGAAGAAGGCCTTTGAAGGTTTTGGTCCAAGTGAATACAAGTAGTGAAGCATGTGAGCCATCGCTTATTTCTCCATTTTAGTTACacattctcttttttctgtgtCTGTAGACAAGGAACTTCTTAAGTTAGTGGAGTCAACACTCTCAAAGGGTGCTCGACCAAGTTGCCACAGAAAGGCATCTGATTTTGTTGGTGAGTCTTTTTTCTTACCGTAGCACTTGTTTCCTCAATCtgtttgttgaagaaaaacatcAGTTAATTCTTGTGGTTTTGCTGGTGCAGTAATGTATCTCATAAGTTCCAAAGAAGCAAGTTTTTGAAATACCTGAATTACCCGAAGAGCTTGCCTTCTAATTTTGGATGCAATTGCAAGCATTTATTACATGTTGACCTTATTTTCGGTTCTCTCTAAAGGTCTGTTACATGGCATAGTTATTTTAGTTTACCTTAAATCAAGAAAATTTGGTTAGTTGAAACTTTGGTTTGTTTGGATAATTGGGTAAAGAATGATGGTGACTCAATGCATGAAGTGTTAACAAAAGTATGTCTTGAAAGAAattgtattcattaaatattttatgaatcgtctgttaattgactatatgtatttctttcaggatgatgatgaatcaagtgaatatgtatcattagaatgattcaagttgcctcttggtaatgcttgttttttcttgctcttttgttctcttcttttcttaatttaatGTGATTTTAGTGTCTATTTCCGTTGCCTCTtgcagttttttgttttgatgtcCAATGTTCATGACTGTGTGAAGAGCttctgtgtgtgtgcatgtatgtacCCTAAATTACTTGAAGAGCTTCTGTGTGCGTGCATGTatgtatttctctctctctcgcagcCTACCTACAAGTGACCTTAATCAATTTCTTTGTGATGACAGTTTAGACACATGAGCTAATCATGGCATGACATCCCTGTGATGCTTCATTATTGGTAGCTTCACCAAGGACTACCAATCACCTTCCTCCAGAAAAAGACATCTTCGCAATGGGCCGGACTCAATCAGTCAGTATGAGCATACTGTTCCATGATTGTGGAGTATGAGTGTAAGTGGCTTATTGAACATCACACATATGAGAGAGACTTGTTGAAGCTATAAGACATTTGTTTGGCCACTCAAAAAAGGGATTATGTGAGTTTTCCTTAGCCTTTTGCTGTTCAATAATCATCTGCCTAAGGATGAAGACAGTTTCATGAACCATAAGACGCTATTCTGGTACATGTAGCATACAGGTgtatcaaacaaaatttttataggTTGTATTTTTGTTGCTCAAATGTTGTTTTCATCACTATCTTGCATATACACGTATACATGCAAGTAGTTGCATGATCTTGACTGCAAATACATGAATACATGCCTGGGCCAAATGACGCAGCCCAGGTCGGCTCGGTCCGGCCCGCTCCCCCTCCGCCGGgcgctccccctccccctccgtCTCCCGCTCCCCTCCAGCCCTTCCCCTCCCCCTCTGTCTCCCCTCCcccgctccccctcccccttcgtctcccgctccccctctgtCTCCCCCTCAgtctcccgctccccctccggccctccccctccccctctgtCTCCCGCTCCCCGTTCCACGTCTTCGACGGCAATGGTGATGGCGACGACTGTCGAAGGATCATCCGCAACATCGAGCGACGGGGTGCGCAACCATCGGGCATCAGATGAACCTCAAACGGGCAGGGCCGGGACCCGggatatcgggccgggccgggccttaCCTGGCCGGCCccgcccgatgcccaccctcaGTTGGAATTGAGCAAGGTTGGGCCCTGGTACTCAACCCACTAAAGATCGACCAGTAATGTTAATGggttgggccggcccgatgcccacccctagttGGAATCGAGCAAGGTCAGGCCCCGGTACTCAACCCACTGAAGATCGACCAGTAATGTTAATGGGTTGGGCCGGCCCACTGGCCGCAAGTGTGGTCAGAGAGACGAATACCAAAAGAGGATTTTATAGGTTGGAATAGAGCCAGGTCGGGCCCTGGTACTCAACCCACTGAAGATCGACCCGTAATGTTAATGGGTTGGGCCGGCCCACTAGCCGCAAGTGTGGTCCGGGCCTGGCCCGTTACGGGCCGGGTACCCGCAACCGGTGGGGCACCTCGCCCGGTGCCCACGCCTAGAATCAGACGTGGTCTCAGGACGGAAGTCGGCCAGCCGAAACAGTGAAACGCGCAAACGGCAACACGAAGAAAGGCAGCAAGATAAGACGGATGGAGAGAAAACACGCAGGTCTTGGTGCTGTTTGGTGCGCGTTGACAAAAAAACCAATGAGGGCGAGCATTGTGGGGGAGGCAGTGATCTTGGTGCCATACCAGAGGGAGCACGTTCCTCGCTACCACCAATGGATGACGGACCCTGCTCTCATTGAAGCCACAGCTTCCGAGCCCCTCACCCTCGACCAGGAGTACGAGATGCAAACCTCGTGGGTCCAAGACCCTAACAGTTACTCCTTACGAAGCCCTTTCCTTTCAGCTTCTTTTCTCATTTCTAGCACATGGCCTATTTTGCAACTATTTTCATTTGTTCGTTTCTGGCCCCGTTTGTCTCTGTTGAATGACCCTGAGTTGCGGGTGCTGCAGAATACACTTTCATTGTGCTGGATAAACAGTTGGTTGATGGCGAATACGTTCATGGGGAGCCCCATGTTGAAGGTGGGTTGTATTTCTCGTAGCTACGTGGCCCTTTTTGAGGGATTAATTGGTGTTGCACTGTTTGTGGACTTATTTGCTCCTTGATTTTCCCCTACATATACCCTTTCGAGCTTGTCTTCTCCCTGATGGCTCTTTGATAAGAGTGGTAGTCTGTTGGGCCAAAGGTTTGAACCACATTAGTCTGttatccctctctttccctcgcTTGACATATCTGTCTTTGCTTCACCACCCCCaccttttttttgcatatacGAACAATCATACCGTCTGGTTTTCAATGTTTTCGCTATTGTTTCATGCGCTGAACTGGAGGCTTCCTGAAGAGAGATTGTTCATAAAAATTGTTTCAATGGAGGGAATagtaacctatgtcacacggatagcAAGCGCATACCACATCAATAGAGGCTATCTTTAGACATACCATGATTCTTCAAGGACCTGGTCAAACTAGCGTCCAACTCGGTGGAGATGTTGTCAGAACTTGCTATTTCCATCTACGATCTTAATGGTTATCTCTTACTCATTTGTGTTCCTTTTTGTTTTAAGACTATTTTTATCACAAACATTATTGGCTTTTTGTTTTAAGACTATTTTTATCACAAACATTATTGGCTTTGCACTTGAGATGGTATTAGTGTTTATTGCTTTACAATacaaatttttgataaaatgatGTATCACAAGTGCGCCTCCATTGTTTTTTGCATTTCCGTCCCTGTCCACATCCTCATCCACATCCACATCCATGCATAGATGGTGACCGATATCatacttgaaaatgaagaaggaaagagatgaAGAAGTTCTTACTCTATCTTGTGATTCTTGTGCTGAACGCTGAGGTTCTTTCCTTTTGGTGCTTGCTGCTGTGTCTAATGTTTATCTTTAATACTCTTGAACAACCGATTCAATAAAATAGAAATCTCATTGAATACTAATTCTGTTATTTTGGATTGCACGAGCTTCATGGGTTAGCAGATGGGATTACCGATTGAATCTTTCTGATAATAAAACGAAAACTTGTGTCTTATTTGATAATTCTAGTAGTTAGCAATATTGGATGATTATTCTGTATGGTGAGGATTATAAACATTGATCCCTCTTCTAAAGTTCCCTGAAGCATTTCTGTCGAAATATGTTGTTCTTTTCCAACAATTCCTTTTTGTCTTTGTGTAATTTGTGAAATGTTCATTGCTCCACAGATATGTCAGTCCATTTATCTTAAAAGAAATTTTGCTGGCCTAtcaatttttacatttacaCCGTTTGTGTTAATCATGATTTAAGATGCACAAAACTTCTTGTCTCTTGTAAAATTTTACTAACTTCTTCCTTCTGCCTTTCCTCCTTCCTGAATTTTTGACTTTCTCCTCTTCCAACCTCTTCATTGGTACCAATTGAAAATCCTGTCCATATTGTTTAGATCGTTGAAACTAAAGTTGTTAATTTTGAGAAAGGACATGATCTTTGCATTGTAAACTTTACCAAGATAATTTTTTATGCATggattttccaaaattttagtattttatgaaCTTCATTTACTGCGGTCAACTAATGGTCCTCTAgtaactattttttttcaaattgtccTATTGAAAAGTCATCtacttttttgtgtttaaaCTCAAAAGACTTTACATTCTCATTCATTTGGTGCAATATGAATTGTATGTATCTTGGATCCTTGGAAATCTAGATTCATACATCTTGCCTTGTAATTTCATCCCTGAATGCACAATCTTTTGTATTTGTTATGTTTCAGCAATGGCTGGtgatgtgaatatatatatgaatggcATAGATGACTTGCAAGTATCTGAAATCGAGATTATGATAGCAGAGCCAAGAAGGTAAAACTAACTTCCAATTTATTGTTGTCATATGTTTCAGATGCTTCTTGTCTAGTGTGGTTCTTTGTCTCTCTTCTTGCTTCAATTAGTCCAGAAGAtttttgagctttttttttttggtggaaggaaaaaggaaaaagaatcaaaTCCTAAGATTAGCAACCAGCTGAAGGAGGTTTTCCAATTCAATTAACTACTGCTGTAACAACACGACAACATGCTGGCATATTCTCAATTCAAATGCATTTGTAGATTCATCCAAGCACATGTACCAATGAAATGCTGCATGGGAGGAACTATCCCTACTTTATTAGCAAAAGATCAGATGTGTACAAAGGACAAAAAAATGGTTACAGAATATTAAGGATGTAGTGCATCAAGCAGGGTGTTCAACTTTAACGTTATATcaacaagaatgaagaagaagaagaaagagatagTTAAGAGAAGGTAGAGAGGAggggatgagagagagaagggagcaCGTTTTTTCTTACGACTCCTCCACTTCtaatttaataaaagagaactaattagggttatgtttaaccatTTACATAAAGTGACCAATAagtatttaaaaattcaaataactACCTAATaataaaattccaaaatacagaaaacctcaaaCCAATACGttttctcaacactccccctcaaactggagCATAAatgtctatcatgctcagcttgttacaacacttcATGAAATCCGAtataggaagagctttagtaaatatATAGCGACTACTCAGTGCCCGGGTCGTTGTGCCTCAATAGTACCATGGATTCCTTCCCGACTGGATTGCAAAGAAGATAGAGATTCGGGGTAGGTGAGGAGGAAGTCGTGTCCTCGGCCTAGAGCCTTAGAGGGACCGCGCAGGGAAGCAATGGCCTACGCTAGGCTAAAAGCATTACTTCTTGCTACTTCTATCCTAAGAAGTAACGTAAGACgccaagatctttagtaacaaagtgttgttggaggtacttctttgtgtcttgtatttcttgCTCGCAGTCACTAATTAAGatgatgtcatccacatatatcaccATAAACACCATACCACGTGAGGTCCTTTTTATGAATAATGAATAATCTAAAGGAGATCTATGAAAACCGAACTTGGACACAACATCACACAATTTCTGAATCATGCTCTGGGACTCTGCTTCAAGCCATATATAGCATTTTTTAGCaaacataccttggtacactcccTTTGTTTCTCAAAGCCTGGCGTTTGCTGCATATAAACTACTTCAGATAAATCCCTatacaaaaagacatttttgacatctaattggTACATATTTCATCCATAATGAACTGCAACAAATATAATTAGTCACATAGTACCCAAACGTGCCACCGGGGAGAAAGTTTCGAAGAAATCAATACTATACATCTGTGTGTACCCTTTTGCTATCAACCGTGCCTTGTGTCGCTCGACTGTACCGTCAGAGTTATACTTGATGGCGAAGACCCATTTTGAGCCGACAATATTTGCCCCAGATGGAGGttcaacaagatcccaagtgtggCGAGATATTAGGGAgtccatctcctccttcattgCTTGGTACCACTTAGAGTTCAAAAGAGCTTGTTTATGGGAGATAGGAACAGAAGTAGCTGACAAagcatcaataaatttgcaGATATGATCTCCCAAATGAGATGTActaacaaatttagaaagatGATAAAGTGTGCATTGTCTGATCCCTTTACGTAGTGCAATAGCTAATTCATCAGGATGAGAAGCATCAATGAAACACTCAGGCATGTCATGTAAATCAAAACTACGTACCTCTCGAGAGCAAGACGGTGCAAggtcattagatgatggattccTTCTTAAATATATGAGAGGAGGGTCTTTAAACTGCGGAATGGAGGAATACGACAAGTGGGGTGTGACATATCAGAATTGACTCAAGTGGAATATGAGGAATTGGAAGTGGAACAGAAAGGAGCATCTCAGATTGTGGGAGTTAAGGGCTTGCAGGAAAGAATGGAGATGACTCGTGAAAGGTTACATCAGCACTGACAAACTCTCGGTTAGATATAGGATCGAAGCATCAAtaccttttttgaattttggagtaTCTCACAAATACACATTTAGTTGCTTGTGCGGCTAATTTATCTCGATTAGGTCCAAGTCGATGTACAAAGCATGTGTATCCAAGATTCCAAATATACGTGGAGGTAAAGATAACAAGGCCTTATTTGGGTAAAGAATTTGAACTGGTATCTTATTGTCTATTGAAGAGGatgacattctatttattaggtaacatgcagtTAAAATTGCATCTCCCCAGAATTTTGATGGCATATGAGAATGAGTCATGATAGTTTGGGTTACATCCAACAAATGTCCGTGTTTTctctcaactacaccattttgttgagatgtgtgaaGGCATGTTAAATGTGGCACAATACCATGGGATTTGTAGAATTCAAGTAGAGAAGTAGATTTaaactcgagagcattgtcagtgcaAACAACCTTGACAtaagaattaaattgagtttttattttcaatatgaaagatttcaagttacaagaaacttcaaatctgtctttcataaaaaaaacccaagtgactcgagagaaatcatcaacaatggacAGATAGTAACGAGATGACAACCGACTTGGAACCCGActaggtccccatacatcaacatgaactaaatcaaatagattttgGCTAGACTGACTTTGACTTGAAGGTGTATGACTATGCTTGCCCAATTGACAAACTTCACACTCGATAAAGGTTGTGGAAGAGATCTGAGGATGTAACTACCGAAGTTTAATAAAGGATGGATGATCAAGTCTCAGATGCTATTGAAAAGCACTTGAAGTTGAATCAACTAAGAGAGATAACTCTTTAGCGGATGTATCCAAGAAGTAGATTTCGTCTttctcatggcctccaccaatcttcttCCCAGTCGATAGGTCCTAAAATACACAAGTACCCGGGTTAAAAATAACTTGGCAATTCATATCTTTAGTTAATTTGCTTATAGATAACAAATTGTTTGGGAATTCAGGAGGATATAGCATATCATGAACATGTCAAGATGGAGATAAACGAACATCTCCATGTCCTTCAATCGGAGATAGTCTTCCATACGCTAATCGAACATACTGTGAGGGATAAAATTTTTGCAAGTTTGAAATACTAGTatctccacaaaagtgtttagatgcttcaaaatcaattatccaacaaccatTATAGAGAGTTCTACTTGTAGAATATGCTGAATTTGTGATAGCAGTGGAAGCCGATAAGGTAGGAGGTGCAATATTTGATTGACGCCCCATAATTAAGTCAAGTTCAGCTGGACTTAATCTGAGAGATGTAGCATCTACAGAAGCGGCAGTGGGATTCACCTTAGGAACCATACTAATAGACTGTGTGTTTGGTGCTGAAATGGATGAGGATGTAACAGTCGTGGACGTAGATGTGTTAGGTGTACCCACTTAGTTCCAGCATTTATCTTCTAAGTGACCAAGACGACCACAATAAGTGCATTGGAGTCTTTCGCGTCCTCTTCCTCTATCACAGGAAGGGTATTGTGCACTTCGtcctcctccaaatgaggcaagTGCAGATGACTGTGAATTATTTCTAGATGGAGGAAGGGTAATAGCCAATCTAATAAGCCTGTTGAAGGCCTCCTCTAGATGGGAAAATCTGATCCTGTAAGCATTTGTGCCTTGGCTGCAAAATAATCTGATGATAGTCCAACTAGAAATTTAACAACGATTATTTGCTTCAAGTGagatttgtgacaatgcttgCAGGGAGGTTTTAAGgatttcatcttttcataagtaaaCTTTAGCTTTGTAAAGTATTCCATTAAATCTATAtcaccttgctgcatttgtaacAACTCTCGCtgaacttgtaaaattttgctgatgttCTTGTCTTAAGAGTACATCTGTCGtagagaattccacatatcCTTAGCCGTATTATAATAGCTGAGCCCAACAACAATTTGAggctgagtgctattcataagccaagcaCTAATTATGTTGTTTCATTCTTCCCACCGTGCATacttgccaattttttttgttggttcatcttcttccaatatatatttcttcctatgtcCAACGACTGACAGCATGAATGTTCTAGCCCATACATCATAATTAGATCCATCGAGTTTGATGGTAGATCCGAAAGAAAAAGGGTTTGAGAACACTTTGTACTCTACACCAGCCTCAGTTTCTGATTTCCAGATTCAATTATACCATGTTGTAGAGACTTATTGGCAGCCATGATAAAATGTCGAAGATAAAAGAATATGAACTTCCACAGCACACTGAGTATTTACCAATAAAATATCAAGCTAACTTCCCACAGAGAAGATTATCCCTGCGAGTCGGTATTTCTGCAACTCCACGACAGTCCCACTGCTATAGCCACGCtacacaaaagagaaaagaaaaatattctgaTTTGCAACAAGTTATCTCTGCAACCCCACGACAACCACACAATTGTTGCAGAAACAACACATTAGATCTGCAACACCGCGACAATATCTGCAACTTTATGACAATCACACAGTTGTTGCAGCAGAAATAATCTCAGATATATATCTTCAAGCGACCAATGGCTGTCTACATATGCTTGAAGTTCCACCACCGACTGCAATCAACATGGGTTAGGGTTTCTGATCACATTTACATATTTGTGATCAATACCCTAACCCTCGACAGGCTGAGAAGTACCTTGTTTCAGTCAATCGAGTGACGGTGCCTAGGCGTTGATGAAGAATAAGATAACAATGGAGCTT
Above is a window of Nymphaea colorata isolate Beijing-Zhang1983 chromosome 8, ASM883128v2, whole genome shotgun sequence DNA encoding:
- the LOC116259733 gene encoding uncharacterized protein LOC116259733, with protein sequence MERKHAGLGAVWCALTKKPMRASIVGEAVILVPYQREHVPRYHQWMTDPALIEATASEPLTLDQEYEMQTSWVQDPNKYTFIVLDKQLVDGEYVHGEPHVEAMAGDVNIYMNGIDDLQVSEIEIMIAEPRSRRKGLAAESLLLMMAFAFENLGIQLFRAKISESNTASLNLFKKLAFEYAGYNHVFKEIILELDVKKNTCQELKVLLGSLKVFHGDSMQS